Proteins from a single region of Nakamurella deserti:
- a CDS encoding ABC transporter permease — protein sequence MNAVRDTTILLGRSMRHIRRSPDTLITVAVMPVAFLLLFTYVFGGAIDVGAADYVNYLLPGILVIAVATGISYTAVRLFTDVQNGIVTRFHAMPVARSSVLWAHVLTSLVANALSLTVIVAVAFVTGFRPHAGVLGWLAAIGILVLLTYALTWLAVIPGLTATSVDGASAFSYPLILLPFVSSAFVPTATMPTPVRVFAEHQPVTAIVDTLRALLDGRPAGTSIWPALGWCVGIAVVAQVVALRIHRRLP from the coding sequence GTGAACGCCGTCCGTGACACCACCATCCTGCTGGGGCGGTCGATGCGGCACATCCGGCGCAGCCCGGACACCCTCATCACCGTGGCGGTCATGCCCGTCGCGTTCCTGCTGCTGTTCACCTACGTGTTCGGCGGCGCCATCGACGTCGGCGCGGCCGACTACGTGAACTACCTGCTGCCGGGCATCCTGGTGATCGCGGTGGCCACCGGCATCTCCTACACCGCGGTCCGGCTGTTCACCGACGTGCAGAACGGCATCGTCACCCGGTTCCACGCGATGCCCGTCGCACGGTCCTCGGTGCTGTGGGCCCACGTACTGACATCCCTAGTGGCGAACGCGCTCTCGTTGACGGTCATCGTCGCGGTGGCGTTCGTCACCGGCTTCCGGCCGCACGCCGGAGTGCTCGGCTGGCTCGCTGCGATCGGCATCCTCGTGCTGCTGACCTACGCGTTGACCTGGTTGGCCGTCATCCCCGGACTGACCGCGACCTCCGTCGACGGGGCGTCGGCGTTCTCCTATCCGCTGATCCTGCTGCCGTTCGTCAGCTCCGCCTTCGTCCCGACGGCGACGATGCCCACACCGGTGCGGGTGTTCGCCGAGCACCAGCCGGTCACCGCGATCGTCGACACCCTCCGGGCCCTGCTCGACGGGCGTCCGGCCGGCACCTCGATCTGGCCCGCGCTGGGGTGGTGCGTCGGCATCGCCGTGGTGGCCCAGGTGGTCGCGCTGCGGATCCACCGGCGGCTGCCGTGA
- a CDS encoding ABC transporter ATP-binding protein: protein MTDLAIETIGLGRDFDGVEVLRGVDLAAGRGEILALLGSNGAGKTTTVNILATLLTPHRGTARICGLDVTEHPAQVRGKISLTGQFAAVDGLLTGRENLVLIARLRTVPEPGRAADELLARFGLSEAADRRAGTYSGGMTRRLDIAMSLLGSPEVIFLDEPTTGLDPQARLEVWRSIRHLADTGVTILLTTQYLEEAEQLADRVAVLHGGRIVAGGTVAELKNLLPPAQVEYVPRQPTLEQVFLALVGGDGGSR from the coding sequence ATGACTGACCTCGCGATCGAGACCATCGGCCTTGGCAGGGATTTCGACGGCGTCGAGGTGCTCCGTGGGGTCGACCTGGCCGCCGGCCGCGGGGAGATCCTCGCCCTGCTGGGATCCAACGGTGCCGGCAAGACCACCACGGTGAACATCCTGGCGACGCTGCTGACCCCGCACCGTGGCACCGCCCGGATCTGCGGGCTGGACGTCACCGAACACCCGGCGCAGGTCCGCGGGAAGATCAGCCTGACCGGCCAGTTCGCCGCGGTCGACGGCCTGCTCACCGGGCGGGAGAACCTGGTGCTGATCGCCCGGTTGCGGACGGTCCCCGAACCCGGCCGGGCCGCCGACGAGCTGCTCGCGCGGTTCGGACTGAGCGAGGCCGCCGACCGGCGCGCCGGCACCTACTCCGGCGGGATGACCCGGCGGCTGGACATCGCGATGAGCCTGCTCGGCTCCCCCGAGGTGATCTTCCTCGACGAACCCACGACCGGCCTCGACCCGCAAGCCCGACTCGAGGTGTGGCGCAGTATCAGGCATCTCGCGGACACCGGCGTGACCATCCTGTTGACCACGCAGTACCTGGAGGAGGCCGAACAGCTCGCCGACCGGGTCGCCGTCCTGCACGGCGGGCGCATCGTCGCCGGCGGCACCGTCGCCGAACTGAAGAACCTGCTGCCGCCCGCACAGGTGGAGTACGTGCCCCGGCAGCCGACGCTGGAGCAGGTCTTCCTCGCGCTGGTCGGCGGCGACGGAGGGTCGCGGTGA
- a CDS encoding DUF1048 domain-containing protein gives MEARAAALPPDYRIVYDEIKGYLWKFSAGGGMDVIAILDDLLGLFETGAADGRGVLTVTGEDVAGFCDELLRNARTYTAAWHDDLNRSVRRRLGTGHD, from the coding sequence ATGGAAGCACGGGCAGCGGCGCTGCCACCGGATTACCGCATCGTCTACGACGAGATCAAGGGCTACCTGTGGAAGTTCTCCGCCGGCGGCGGGATGGACGTCATCGCCATCCTCGACGATCTGCTCGGCCTGTTCGAGACCGGCGCCGCGGACGGCCGTGGCGTCCTGACGGTCACCGGCGAGGACGTCGCCGGGTTCTGCGACGAGCTGCTGCGCAACGCCAGGACCTACACCGCGGCCTGGCACGACGACCTCAACCGCAGCGTCCGCCGCAGGCTGGGCACCGGCCATGACTGA
- a CDS encoding PadR family transcriptional regulator, which translates to MDNLTELLKGVLEGSVLEIIGRGDTYGYEIASMLRDLGFTDVVEGTVYTILLRLERNGLVVSEKRPSTVGPPRKFYALNDAGRADLAAFWTKWDFVTRTMHELRGARPSTS; encoded by the coding sequence GTGGACAACCTGACCGAGTTGCTCAAGGGAGTGCTCGAGGGCAGCGTCCTGGAGATCATCGGCCGCGGCGACACCTACGGCTACGAGATCGCGTCGATGCTGAGAGATCTCGGCTTCACCGACGTGGTGGAGGGCACTGTCTACACGATTTTGCTGCGGCTGGAGCGCAACGGTCTCGTCGTCAGCGAGAAACGCCCGTCGACGGTCGGGCCGCCGCGGAAGTTCTACGCACTCAACGACGCCGGCCGAGCCGACCTCGCGGCGTTCTGGACGAAGTGGGACTTCGTCACCCGGACCATGCACGAGCTGAGAGGAGCACGGCCATCGACATCCTGA
- a CDS encoding metal-dependent hydrolase, with the protein MQHAVWTVTGAEFAPAAAVTRIGYPAGETRSRGVVVGVVRLIGTAGEPALGVVLDTTAAHPLSPTWPDQPADAGVLVTARGERALLDVRQGVLTPEGLLLDAPRAEGAAVVVHVVDGTASVALGETVTVAVDTVARRALSLAHSACHLNALALDAVLVPYWNKPVPQTDSLGHPAFDQLAIQSSRLSPHRAVDVYRLGKSLRKKGFDASRLAGELAAVTGAHAALLQHWVAADAPLHVEAGDGTLAARRAWCCVLDDTEVVIPCGGTHAASTGELAGIHATYRLAETLDELVVTTTLPG; encoded by the coding sequence GTGCAGCACGCGGTGTGGACGGTGACCGGGGCGGAGTTCGCACCGGCCGCGGCGGTGACCCGGATCGGCTATCCGGCGGGGGAGACCCGGTCGCGTGGCGTGGTCGTCGGCGTGGTGCGGCTCATCGGCACGGCGGGGGAGCCGGCGCTGGGCGTCGTGCTGGACACGACCGCCGCGCACCCGCTGTCACCGACCTGGCCGGACCAACCCGCCGACGCCGGCGTGCTCGTCACCGCCCGGGGGGAGCGTGCGTTGCTCGACGTCCGGCAGGGGGTGCTCACCCCGGAGGGACTCCTGCTGGACGCCCCGCGGGCCGAGGGTGCCGCGGTGGTGGTGCATGTCGTCGACGGCACGGCCTCCGTCGCGCTCGGTGAGACCGTGACGGTGGCGGTCGACACGGTCGCGCGTCGGGCGCTGTCGCTCGCACACTCGGCGTGCCACCTCAACGCGCTGGCGCTGGACGCCGTGCTGGTGCCGTACTGGAACAAGCCGGTCCCGCAGACCGATTCACTGGGTCACCCCGCGTTCGACCAGCTCGCCATCCAGTCGTCGCGGCTGTCGCCGCACCGGGCGGTGGACGTCTACCGGCTGGGGAAGTCGTTGCGCAAGAAGGGCTTCGACGCCTCGCGGCTGGCGGGCGAGCTGGCCGCCGTGACCGGCGCGCACGCCGCGCTGCTGCAGCACTGGGTGGCCGCGGACGCGCCACTGCACGTGGAGGCGGGTGACGGGACGCTGGCGGCCCGGCGCGCGTGGTGCTGCGTCCTGGACGACACCGAGGTGGTCATCCCGTGCGGGGGCACCCATGCGGCGTCGACCGGTGAGCTGGCCGGGATCCACGCGACGTACCGGCTCGCCGAGACCCTCGACGAGCTGGTCGTCACCACGACGCTGCCGGGCTGA
- a CDS encoding VOC family protein, which yields MDDDAAVDVLFDRVRSAGATVVRGPETTAWGNHRFEVLDPEGHQWSVCSHRPGRSW from the coding sequence CTGGACGACGACGCCGCCGTGGACGTGCTGTTCGACCGGGTCAGGTCGGCCGGCGCCACCGTGGTGCGCGGTCCGGAGACCACCGCCTGGGGCAACCACCGGTTCGAGGTGCTCGACCCGGAGGGCCACCAGTGGTCGGTCTGTTCCCACCGGCCGGGGCGGTCCTGGTGA
- a CDS encoding MFS transporter, with the protein MTRTTPPRPVRRSAALAAAGAAVLLAALDAYVVVGVLVDIVTDLQIPVNRLERATPIVTGYLLGYVAAMPLLGRLSDRLGRRRVLQYCLLAFAAGSVLTALAGTLALLVAGRVLQGAAGGALLPVTMALVGDLWEPRRRSAALGTVGAAQEAGSVLGTLWGVAVATALGAWSVTVHLEPQSWRWVFWINLPLTLAAMVVVHRSLPADRGDPDRRLDLVGGGLLAAALAVLVVALYNPDPERAALPPWGWPLIAVALVVLVVFGLWERRARTRLIDLRQVRRRPFAAVLVVSLLTGAALLVTLVDVELFARTVLGRDAGSAAVLLVPFLGALPVGAVAGGWSARRLLDRVVTVAGMVVAAAGYLVMSRWGADVESARLLGLPELPLGLVVAGLGLGLVIAPLAAAVLAVVPDSEHGVASAAVVVARTAGMLVGVAALTAWGLHRFRELTATLNTPLPFGQTEEVFAAQFADYQRLLTEALVTQYREIFGVCAVLCVAAAAVAVLTPAGSPGRDLDPGVRRPQVTP; encoded by the coding sequence GTGACGCGGACCACTCCTCCCCGGCCGGTCCGCCGCTCCGCGGCGCTGGCCGCGGCCGGCGCCGCCGTGCTGCTCGCCGCCCTCGACGCCTACGTGGTGGTCGGTGTCCTCGTCGACATCGTCACCGACCTCCAGATCCCGGTCAACCGGCTGGAGCGAGCGACCCCGATCGTCACCGGCTACCTGCTGGGCTACGTGGCGGCGATGCCGCTGCTCGGCCGTCTCTCGGACCGCCTGGGCCGCCGCCGGGTGCTGCAGTACTGCCTGCTCGCCTTCGCCGCCGGCTCGGTGCTCACGGCGCTGGCCGGCACCCTCGCGCTGCTCGTGGCCGGCCGGGTGCTGCAGGGCGCGGCGGGCGGCGCGCTGTTGCCGGTCACGATGGCCCTCGTCGGCGACCTGTGGGAGCCCCGGCGGCGGTCCGCGGCGCTGGGCACCGTCGGGGCCGCCCAGGAGGCGGGGAGCGTCCTGGGCACCCTGTGGGGGGTGGCCGTGGCCACCGCCCTGGGCGCCTGGTCGGTGACGGTGCACCTCGAGCCGCAGAGTTGGCGGTGGGTCTTCTGGATCAACCTGCCGTTGACGCTGGCGGCGATGGTCGTCGTCCACCGCTCGCTGCCGGCCGACCGCGGCGATCCCGACCGGCGGCTGGACCTCGTCGGCGGCGGGCTGCTGGCGGCGGCGCTCGCCGTCCTGGTGGTCGCGCTGTACAACCCCGATCCCGAACGGGCGGCGCTGCCGCCGTGGGGGTGGCCGCTGATCGCCGTCGCCCTGGTGGTGCTCGTGGTGTTCGGGCTGTGGGAACGCCGGGCCCGCACCCGCCTGATCGATCTGCGGCAGGTGCGGCGGCGGCCGTTCGCCGCCGTGCTGGTGGTCAGTCTGCTCACCGGCGCGGCCCTGCTGGTCACGCTGGTGGACGTCGAGCTGTTCGCCCGGACCGTGCTCGGCCGTGACGCCGGATCGGCGGCCGTGCTGCTGGTGCCCTTCCTCGGGGCGCTGCCCGTCGGGGCCGTGGCCGGGGGGTGGTCGGCTCGTCGGTTGCTCGACCGGGTGGTCACCGTGGCCGGCATGGTGGTCGCCGCCGCCGGGTACCTGGTGATGTCGCGCTGGGGCGCCGACGTCGAGTCGGCCCGGTTGCTCGGCCTGCCCGAGCTGCCGCTGGGGTTGGTCGTCGCCGGCCTCGGCCTGGGTCTGGTGATCGCACCGCTGGCGGCCGCCGTGCTCGCGGTGGTGCCCGACAGCGAGCACGGGGTGGCGTCCGCGGCCGTCGTCGTCGCACGGACCGCCGGCATGCTCGTCGGGGTCGCGGCGCTCACCGCCTGGGGACTGCACCGCTTCCGTGAGCTCACCGCCACGCTGAACACACCGCTGCCGTTCGGACAGACCGAAGAGGTCTTCGCCGCGCAGTTCGCCGACTACCAGCGGCTGCTCACCGAGGCGCTGGTGACCCAGTACCGCGAGATCTTCGGTGTCTGCGCCGTCCTGTGCGTCGCCGCCGCGGCGGTCGCGGTGCTGACGCCCGCAGGGTCGCCCGGCCGGGATCTCGACCCCGGGGTTCGGAGACCTCAGGTCACTCCCTGA